The Chloroflexota bacterium sequence ATATTGCCCGTGGAGATGATCTTCCGGTCCGAAATCTGCAGCGCCCCGCCGGCTTCCCCTGTTGCGTTGCCGTCGGCAAACGCCTTCTCCATCGCCGCCTCCGGCTGCATCGCCGCGGGAGCGGTGGGCGCGGACGCCATCGCCATTGCGGTATCTTCCGTCGCGAAGTCGAACGAATCAGCGGAGGTTGATGCGGTCGTGAAGCCCCCTTCTTCAGAGTCGTCTCCGCTGCATGCGGAGACTGCCAGCAACACAAGGATTAGCGCGATGACGGTGATGAAGCGAGCCATGGGGTGTGTCCTCCAATTCGGAATAGCCTTCCCTAATTGAGACGCGGTTGGGACGGGCACGGTTCCGAATGCGGGTCGTAAGGGGCCCCTCGCAGGGCGCCATTGTTGTCCAATGGGACAGAAAGTTGGGGCGAATCTACGAGACGACTACCCTCCAAGCACGCTTTGAATCGTCGTCCCGATGTCCGCCGGCGACGGGATGATCGCCGCCCCGGCGTCCCGCAGTGCCGCCACCTTGTTCTCCGCGCGCGCCGCCGAGCCCGTGATGATCGCTCCCGCGTGCCCCATGCGCTTCCCTGGAGGTGCGCTCTGCCCGACGATGAGCGACGCCACCGGCTTCGTCATTTCCGCCTTGATGTACTCCGCGGCCTCCTGCTCCTTCGTGCCGCCGATCTCGCCGATGAGCACTACCGCGTCCGTCTCCGGGTCCTCGTTGAACAGCCGCAGCACGTCCACAAAGGTCGTCCCGCTCACCGGGTCGCCCCCGATGCCGACGCAGCTCGACTGCCCGATCCCCAGCGCCGATAGCTGCCCAACCGCCTCGTACGTCAACGTCCCGCTGCGCGAGACGACCCCGACGCGCCCCGGCGTGTGAATCGCCCCCGGCATGATGCCGACCTTGCACCGCTCGCCCGGCGATATGAGCCCCGGGCAGTTCGGCCCCAGCATCCGCGTGCTCGACCCCTCGAGCGCCCGCGCCACCGGCACCATGTCGCGCGGCGGGATCCCCTCGGCGATGGGCACCACCAGCGCCACGCCCGCGGCCGCCGATTCCAGGATGGCGTCCGCCGCCAACGGCGCCGGCACGAAGATCAGGGACACGATGGCCCCCGTCTCCCGCACGGCCTCCGCCACGGTGTCGTACACGTTGATGTCCGTCTCCGCGAACTTCTGCCCGCCGCGGCCCGGCGTCACGCCGGCCACCACGTTCGTGCCATACTC is a genomic window containing:
- the sucD gene encoding succinate--CoA ligase subunit alpha, whose amino-acid sequence is MSILVDRNSRVLVQGITGREGSFHTLRCIEYGTNVVAGVTPGRGGQKFAETDINVYDTVAEAVRETGAIVSLIFVPAPLAADAILESAAAGVALVVPIAEGIPPRDMVPVARALEGSSTRMLGPNCPGLISPGERCKVGIMPGAIHTPGRVGVVSRSGTLTYEAVGQLSALGIGQSSCVGIGGDPVSGTTFVDVLRLFNEDPETDAVVLIGEIGGTKEQEAAEYIKAEMTKPVASLIVGQSAPPGKRMGHAGAIITGSAARAENKVAALRDAGAAIIPSPADIGTTIQSVLGG